From a single Dendropsophus ebraccatus isolate aDenEbr1 chromosome 8, aDenEbr1.pat, whole genome shotgun sequence genomic region:
- the LOC138798679 gene encoding meteorin-like protein, whose amino-acid sequence MQKSRRLLALLLLSTILSSRGLWCMAGDFCSWKGSGLSWDARSRAVEQVHLRCTEGSLEWMYPVRALRVILEPNLINSKHTTVCIKPYPQFQGANLYVERRRELHLLVSEVDGVRKVHCFGMDSSHRVALFLQASPQKNLSRRTAGFQYELLNNQTSGSVFQKFAIVDDACRPCDNEDLLMAVCTSDFVVRGSIIRVTHDVETQISQVDINALRVHRQTNSIFQADVRTGTWTGPIRTLLQCKVKKGDGDFLFTGSEHFGDAWLGCAPRYKDFLEIYQNAQKLKSNPCDFQI is encoded by the exons ATGCAGAAGTCAAGAAGGCTACTGGCCCTGCTCCTTCTATCTACTATCTTATCCAGCAGGGGACTGTGGTGTATGGCAGGAGACTTCTGTAGCTGGAAGGGGAG TGGTCTCAGTTGGGACGCACGCTCCCGAGCTGTGGAACAAGTTCATCTCCGCTGTACAGAAGGTTCACTAGAATGGATGTATCCAGTTAGAGCCTTGCGTGTTATTCTTGAACCCAACCTTATAAACAGCAAGCATACTACTGTCTGCATTAAGCCGTATCCACAGTTTCAGGGTGCTAACCTTTATGTGGAGAGGAGAAGAGAACTTCACCTTCTAGTTAGTGAAGTAGATGGAGTAAGGAAGGTGCATTGTTTTGGCATGGACAGTTCCCATAGAGTAGCTCTGTTCTTACAGGCCAGCCCACAAAAGAATCTAAGCAGGAGGACAGCTGGGTTTCAGTACGAGCTACTTAACAACCAAACTTCAGGATCTGTATTCCAAAAGTTTGCAATAGTGGATG ATGCATGTCGTCCTTGTGACAATGAAGACCTTCTCATGGCTGTTTGCACTAGTGACTTTG tGGTAAGGGGCTCCATTATACGAGTTACCCATGATGTGGAGACACAGATTTCTCAAGTTGACATCAATGCTTTGAGAGTTCACAGACAAACAAACAGTATTTTCCAGGCAGACGTCCGGACTGGTACCTGGACTGGACCCATCAGAACTTTATTGCAATGCAAAGTCAAAAAAGGAGATGGTGACTTCCTTTTTACTGGCAGTGAACATTTCGGAGATGCCTGGTTAGGGTGTGCCCCTCGATATAAGGACTTCCTAGAGATTTACCAAAATGCCCAAAAACTGAAAAGTAATCCTTGTGATTTCCAGATATAA